In a single window of the Mustela nigripes isolate SB6536 chromosome 17, MUSNIG.SB6536, whole genome shotgun sequence genome:
- the SBSN gene encoding suprabasin isoform X2, with protein sequence MHLASLVSSCSLLLLLGALPGWAANDDPIEKVIEGINRGLSNAEREVGKALEGINNGITHAGREVEKVFNGLSHMGSQAGKELDKGVQGLNNGLDKGAHPGVSTGQHGGGATTTATSGASVNKPFINFPALWKSVANIIP encoded by the exons ATGCACCTTGCCAGTTTGGTCAGCTCCTGCTCCCTCCTACTGCTATTGGGGGCCCTTCCTGGATGGGCAGCCAATGATGACCCCATTGAGAAGGTCATTGAAGGAATCAACCGAGGGCTGAGcaatgcagagagagaggtgggcaaGGCCCTGGAAGGCATCAATAATGGAATCACTCACGCTGGAAGGGAAGTGGAGAAAGTTTTTAATGGACTTAGCCACATGGGGAGCCAGGCCGGCAAGGAACTGGACAAAGGCGTCCAGGGGCTCAACAACGGCTTGGACAAG GGCGCTCATCCAGGCGTTTCCACCGGCCAGCACGGAGGGGGCGCAACCACAACAGCAACATCTGGA GCCTCGGTCAACAAGCCCTTCATCAACTTTCCAGCTCTGTGGAAG aGCGTCGCCAACATCATTCCCTAA
- the SBSN gene encoding suprabasin isoform X1 encodes MHLASLVSSCSLLLLLGALPGWAANDDPIEKVIEGINRGLSNAEREVGKALEGINNGITHAGREVEKVFNGLSHMGSQAGKELDKGVQGLNNGLDKVAHGINNGVGQAGKEAEKFAHGVNHAAGQGAHPGVSTGQHGGGATTTATSGASVNKPFINFPALWKSVANIIP; translated from the exons ATGCACCTTGCCAGTTTGGTCAGCTCCTGCTCCCTCCTACTGCTATTGGGGGCCCTTCCTGGATGGGCAGCCAATGATGACCCCATTGAGAAGGTCATTGAAGGAATCAACCGAGGGCTGAGcaatgcagagagagaggtgggcaaGGCCCTGGAAGGCATCAATAATGGAATCACTCACGCTGGAAGGGAAGTGGAGAAAGTTTTTAATGGACTTAGCCACATGGGGAGCCAGGCCGGCAAGGAACTGGACAAAGGCGTCCAGGGGCTCAACAACGGCTTGGACAAGGTAGCCCATGGGATCAACAATGGCGTCGGACAAGCaggaaaggaggcagagaagttTGCCCATGGGGTCAACCACGCTGCTGGACAG GGCGCTCATCCAGGCGTTTCCACCGGCCAGCACGGAGGGGGCGCAACCACAACAGCAACATCTGGA GCCTCGGTCAACAAGCCCTTCATCAACTTTCCAGCTCTGTGGAAG aGCGTCGCCAACATCATTCCCTAA